The Halogeometricum borinquense DSM 11551 DNA window CAACGAACATTCCAACCATCCCGAGGACGTAGGCAGCGACAGCGGGTTGGTACGAGCGGTCGCTGGCGCGGTGTCCGAGCCGTCGGAGAAAGTTCTGGAACAGCAGTCCGGAGAGACTGGGAACGAACGTGCGATAGACGATACCGCTCTCTTCGTCGCCGTAAACTGCTTGGTGCGGTACGTTCACAACGCGGGCATCGTGTAGATTCAACGTCGTGAGCATGTCGTTGAGGAATCCGTACTGGTCGTATACCTCCACCAGAGGGATACGTTCGAGCACCTCGACGGAGATTGCAGTGTAGCCGTTCTGTGAATCGATGGTCTTCCAGTAGCCGCTAGAGAGGTTCGTGAGTCGCGTAAGCAGTTTGTTTCCGAACAGTCGCCACGAACTCATCTCACCGACGTTCTCGCGGCGGCTGATTCGGTCACCCTTCGCGTAGTCGGCGCGGCCCTCCACGATTGGGTCCAGAAAGTGCGGGAGAACCGCGGGGTCCATCTGTGCATCGCCGTTCATCACGGCGACAACGTCCATCTCGTCGGCCATCGCACGATAGTAGCCGGTTTTGATGCCCGCGCCGACACCGCTATTCGTCTCGTGTCGGATGGGGACGACGTGCGGGCCCTCGTGATGACCCCCGTCGGGGGCGACCGGTTCGGCCCGGTCGTCATTCAGTCGCCGCGCTGTCTCCCGTATCTCTTGCCACGTGTCGTCCGTCGAACCGTCGTCAACGGCGTAGACACGGTCAACGTACGACGGAACGCTCTCAATCGTTCGCCCGACGAACCGCTCTTCGTTGTAGGCTGGTACGACGACTGCGACTCGGTTGCCTTTATACATGGTTCTCCGGTGGCCGTCCCCGTCCGGCGCACCGAACGCCTCACTTGCGAGTGAAACAGTGAGGAACGTCGGTGCCGCTGATTCGGCCTTCGTCTACGTGTTCGCCGTGGGAGACTTTGTTATGCCCTCGTTGTCACCGGGATGCGTGCGTTACACACCAGAAAACCCGCCAAATCGGGATTCACGTCGCCGTTGAGGGCTGGCAACCCATGATACTGTCTCTGCGTGCTTCGAGCGACAGTCTCCACGTACTTCGACAGTCACGGAGAATCCGGAGAACGCGATCAGTTATGCAGTCTGTAACGAGAAATGAATCGGTGCTACTTTCTTTACGGGCGACGGTTCGTCACCAATGTCCGTGAGAGACTCGTTGGACGAACCCCGAATCATCGACACCCACGCACACCAACCGACGGCGGAGTTCCTCGAAGATGCAGGCGGTGAGATGATGCAGGACGCCGCACGGAAGTTCGGCACCGAAACGGAAACGTGGGACTACGAAGCGATGCGCGAGGAGTACCACGAACAGGGAATCTCGAAGGCGATTCTCCTCGGCTGGGATGCCGAGACGAACACCGGCAACCCACCGGTACCGAACGACTACGTCGCGGAGATATGCGATGACTATCCCGACTTTTTCGTCGGCTTCGGCAGTGTAGACCCACTCAAGGACGACTGCGTGGAGGAGGCGATTCGGTGCGTCGAGGACTTGGACCTCTCGGGATTCAAGTTCCAGCAGATCGCGCAGGGATTCGACCCGAGCGACGAAGCGCACGCGGAACTGTTCGACACCATCGAGGACTTGGGCGTCCCCGTCGTCTTCCACGGCGGCAACTCCACCCTCGGCGCGGGATCACCGGGTGGCCGCGGTCTGCGAATCAAGTACGGGAATCCGATGCTGATAGACGACGTGGCCGCAGAGCATCCACAGATGCCCATACTCATCGCACACCCGGCGTTCCCGTGGGAGCGCGAGCAACTCGCAATCTGCCAGCAGAAGGGGAACGTCTACATGGACCTCTCGGGGTGGTTGCCGAAGTATATCGACGAACAGGTCGTCCACTACGCGAAGACCGTCCTGCAAGACAAGGTGATGTTCGGCACCGACTATCCGATGATTCGTCCCGAACAGTGGTTCGAGTCGTTCGATGAGGTGTTCGACGCGAGCGAGGAGATTCAACGGAAAATTCTGTGGGAGAACGCCGAGGAGTTCCTCGGACTGAACTGACCGAACGCGTACTGACTAGTCAAATTCGGGCGACCGGCCATCCAAGAACGCCGAGACACCTTCTTTGTGGGCGTCAGTGTCGTAGGCCATCGTCTGGGCCTGCGCCTCGCGTTCGAGTCCGTCGTGCCACGACCGACCGAGGTTCGCGTGGATCGCCTCCTTGGCGAGGGCGATACTCTCCGTCGGTTGCGACACCAGTTTCGCCACCATCTCTGCGACTGTCGCGTCGAGTTCATCCGCGGGTACCACGTCGTTCACCAAGTCCAGTTCGTTCGCCCGTTCCGCAGAGATGAGGTCCCCCGTGAACGCCAGTTCTTTCGCGGCGCGGAGACCAACGAGGTGGGGGAGCGTCACCGTCCCGCCCGCATCGGGTACGAGTCCGACATTGACGAATGAGGCGGCAAATCGGGCGTCTTCTGCGGCGTAGGCGAAATCGCAGGCGGCGACGACCGACAGTCCCGCCCCCGCGGCGTCGCCGTTGACGCGGGCGATGACGGGTACCGGAGCCGTGAGAACGGATTCGGCGACGCGGCCCAGTGTGTCGCGGACACGCTGGTATGCTTCTCGTGCGGTCTCGTCGCGTTCGGCCATCGCTTGAATATCGCCGCCCGCGCTGAACGCGTCGCCCTCGCCCGTCAGGACGGCAGCGTCGTGCGTCTCAGCTGTGAGTTCGTCCAGTGCGTCGGCAAGTTCTCGCGCCACCTCCGCAGTAAACGCGTTCTTCACCTGCGGTCGGTCGAACGTGATTCGGCGGACTCCGTCGTCGTCTTCGACGCGCATGACGGCGGGTACGGCGAGGCGGTACAAAACCTTGCCCGGAAACAGTCGAACGACAACCTGACCGGACTCAACCAAACATCGTCCCGAACAGCGACCCCTGCGCCCGACGAAGGCGTTCGAGGAACGCAGTCTTGCTGATTCCGAGTTCGTCGGCCACCTCCACTGCGGTGACCGTCCGCGGCAGTTCGAAGTAGCCCATCTCGACGGCGACGCGGATACTCTCCTCCTGCGCCGGAGTGAGTTCGTATCCGCTCGCCACCGCTTCGTCGTCGTCAGTTCGGAGCGGATAGACCCGCTGAAGACTCACGCCGACGGTTCGACCGGCCGCCTCCATGACGCCGCGGAGAACGTCGTAGCCGACGACCGCGCCGCGCATCGTCGCGCCGCCGTTCTCGT harbors:
- a CDS encoding glycosyltransferase family 2 protein; translation: MYKGNRVAVVVPAYNEERFVGRTIESVPSYVDRVYAVDDGSTDDTWQEIRETARRLNDDRAEPVAPDGGHHEGPHVVPIRHETNSGVGAGIKTGYYRAMADEMDVVAVMNGDAQMDPAVLPHFLDPIVEGRADYAKGDRISRRENVGEMSSWRLFGNKLLTRLTNLSSGYWKTIDSQNGYTAISVEVLERIPLVEVYDQYGFLNDMLTTLNLHDARVVNVPHQAVYGDEESGIVYRTFVPSLSGLLFQNFLRRLGHRASDRSYQPAVAAYVLGMVGMFVGGLHAIRSVSRVLRRRNDAATSKSLFGLVVSVLVFLAGTILDRRANEHLEKGFETDVPAYDGGDDGDE
- a CDS encoding amidohydrolase family protein — protein: MSVRDSLDEPRIIDTHAHQPTAEFLEDAGGEMMQDAARKFGTETETWDYEAMREEYHEQGISKAILLGWDAETNTGNPPVPNDYVAEICDDYPDFFVGFGSVDPLKDDCVEEAIRCVEDLDLSGFKFQQIAQGFDPSDEAHAELFDTIEDLGVPVVFHGGNSTLGAGSPGGRGLRIKYGNPMLIDDVAAEHPQMPILIAHPAFPWEREQLAICQQKGNVYMDLSGWLPKYIDEQVVHYAKTVLQDKVMFGTDYPMIRPEQWFESFDEVFDASEEIQRKILWENAEEFLGLN
- a CDS encoding enoyl-CoA hydratase/isomerase family protein, with amino-acid sequence MRVEDDDGVRRITFDRPQVKNAFTAEVARELADALDELTAETHDAAVLTGEGDAFSAGGDIQAMAERDETAREAYQRVRDTLGRVAESVLTAPVPVIARVNGDAAGAGLSVVAACDFAYAAEDARFAASFVNVGLVPDAGGTVTLPHLVGLRAAKELAFTGDLISAERANELDLVNDVVPADELDATVAEMVAKLVSQPTESIALAKEAIHANLGRSWHDGLEREAQAQTMAYDTDAHKEGVSAFLDGRSPEFD
- a CDS encoding helix-turn-helix domain-containing protein, whose protein sequence is MIEECLVAEFRIEGDDCPLATATANADAAIDARPPQLRADGNVLIQFSAQPSDELSETLDADDRVRYLHVSHTDGRSNYRCLSKHPCVVHELVNAGFLVESMRYENGGATMRGAVVGYDVLRGVMEAAGRTVGVSLQRVYPLRTDDDEAVASGYELTPAQEESIRVAVEMGYFELPRTVTAVEVADELGISKTAFLERLRRAQGSLFGTMFG